The Nakaseomyces glabratus chromosome H, complete sequence genome segment ACCTTACTCTGGCGATAATATGGGCTCACCATCTACCTTCTCATCTGAATCACCTTacaatgaaaagaagaagaacagaaAATACACTGCTGCTGACGAACTACTGGCTCTAGGTAATGTTGCTGAGGATCACGATAACTGGGAAGATCAGATACACAACGAGAAGCCAGAAGCGCAAAATGGATTAATGTCACCATTCATGGATGTGAGTGAAGCAGGATTCATGGACAACAGCAGTAACAGCAACACATCTGCAtctgaaaatgaaaagaaagatatgCCTCAAAGGAAAGTTTCATTCCCTGGAAAGATTATGAGAGCGTTGTCATTACGTGGGTACAAGGATAACTACAATGAACCAAAGAGTTCTATAAATAAGAAGGCAGTTCTTCCCGATAGGAATGTGGAAGGTACGCTCGATCCATCATCAAATCACGATGGTTTTTATGACGGCGACAACGATTTTGAAAGAGAACATACCAATCCTTTTGACTCCGACCCAGAAAATGCTTTCTCTACGCCCGACGCAAACTTGGGAAGATTCGATACCGATGTAGAAACAGAATCATTTACTTTCTCCTTGAACAGGAACtcaaataacaataacatgCAATGAATAAGATCGGTGTTAATCGACATATCCAATTGAAGCATATTACTATCATAGCATTTTTATATCTCATTTCGCAGTACCTCTACAAAGTCAGCAAATCTCCTTGAATGTGAATTATAGTAACCCACAGATACTATTAGAAAATTCCAATTATTTGCACTAAAAGATACCTAGGTGTTAGATATCTCGTGTTTTATCACTAAATGTTTGCATTACAATGTCCTGTTTTAAAAtggttttatttttttattttcatttattcgtattattttgttattcTTTCAGCGcgattatttttttatttcttatcCATTAATGCAAACAAAGCTGGCCTTTTAGTTAATATTTACCTCCCCttttagtttattttttttattatatatagCTGATTTTATCACTACTAATTTTATGCTTAGATTTAGTACTTGCTAAATAGAATGACATACATAAATAGAGTTATTACCgctatttttctttaaaaatCTTGTATAAAGCTCTGTGTGGGGTACTTGCTGCTTGGCCAAGAACATTTATGACTGTATTGATAATAACGTCCACAATAATAGGCTTAGTATCAAAATTGCTATAATCCTCAGTAACTGACACTTCATAGAACCACGATCTTATACCATTTTTTAAACCATTTAGTCCTAATTCGTTTGCTGTAATCAAATTAAATAAGAGCTCTCTTACAGAAAACATTGGTATTGATCCCGTTTTGTTATACTCGAAGGAAGGAAAATTATACGTATGGATGTAAGGAACAACTTTATGGACATTCGCGTTAAGAATTTCCTTTACCTTATTATGGGATTTCTTTGAGTACCAATAAGACCAATAACCTCTTAAATCGTCGGAAACTAATGGTAGCAATGGTATTgtgttattttcattacACAGTGGCACAGGGTTAGAATGAAGAACAACTAAGTTGCTTGTAGAAGAATCAagtatttgaattttttggtttttgcTTAAGTTACAATAATACAACCCACCAATAAAACTGCCAGGTAGAAAGAATGAATAGTTCCTTTTTACatacttttttcttcttgcaAGTTTAAAACAATGATAGTTGTTTATATCGTTAATTGCCGCTGTTCTCAAGGATGACGTTATATTACTCTTCCCATCATAAATACATATAAATTCATTCCaatcaatatcttcttgCATGTTTTGCGTAACAGTCCATTGCGATACACCGTCTCTACAGAACGTGACCTTTATAGAGTTATCAACCAGTGGCGGCAAAAATTGGAACAGAAAatgtttatatattttaaatcCCGTGTAACCTCCGGAGTTTGATCCAGGTTGCCAGGCCTGGAAATATTGACTtagaaattttttgatatttggaaacctttcatcttcaatacGTGTAGCGCATACGAGACTAGCTATATCACTTGGCTGTTCATGGTTCATTTGAGGTACTATAAAACCGCAGGAAAACTTATTCACTACCAAGATAAAGAGTGTCACTAAATGAAGCATCATCCTTCTTTATCTATATATACGTTAAAATTCTAATTCAAAACATTACTGaattaataattaatattatttaaaaatttaaaatCAAAACGACACAGCCGACTTACATAGTGtaaaataccaaaaaaaaagaatgcaTAAGTATATGTGAGCATCATCAATacttttattgttttaGAGGCAATGAATACAAAGCCATAATATAATCAAACTATTATCGAAATCCTGCCTAAATTTGCATATTCCTCTTTGTATTATGCTAAAGCACAAAAAGAGTATATACAACGTATAACACGATATATAGACTATGGAAAAAACACGAAGCTGATTGTCG includes the following:
- a CDS encoding uncharacterized protein (CAGL0H08910g~Ortholog(s) have prospore membrane localization), which gives rise to MMLHLVTLFILVVNKFSCGFIVPQMNHEQPSDIASLVCATRIEDERFPNIKKFLSQYFQAWQPGSNSGGYTGFKIYKHFLFQFLPPLVDNSIKVTFCRDGVSQWTVTQNMQEDIDWNEFICIYDGKSNITSSLRTAAINDINNYHCFKLARRKKYVKRNYSFFLPGSFIGGLYYCNLSKNQKIQILDSSTSNLVVLHSNPVPLCNENNTIPLLPLVSDDLRGYWSYWYSKKSHNKVKEILNANVHKVVPYIHTYNFPSFEYNKTGSIPMFSVRELLFNLITANELGLNGLKNGIRSWFYEVSVTEDYSNFDTKPIIVDVIINTVINVLGQAASTPHRALYKIFKEK